The DNA window ttaaaaatacttaagaacacttaaaaaaatgtgggTTTACAGATAGGCAAAATTATGATTCTGCATGATACCAGGAAATCATACTAAAGATAAAGATTTATAGGTtttcaacaaattattttttatacctacatttacaaaaaaaatcgttgACCTAATACTATGAATCATAAGGAAGGTTCTTATTCATATTCTTGGTATGCTTGTATTTATACATGATTAGGAACATTAGAACATTATTTGTAgattaatacttaaatatagaCTTGTAAACTAAGATATTCTAGTCATATGACGAGCTGAAAAGCAAATTTTGCAATAGTGgtgcaaatttttaaaatgagacAGTCCAAATGCTATCAGTCATCAAAATGATCACGGGTGGGGCGACtagaaaatgaaatgtttttagaaAACAGTCCATATCATAGTTTTCATAACATTAGTGTAtctaataagataaaatagaaCTGCAGCAGTTCATGCATACTTTTTAATGCAACTACTTTATAAATTCGAGGTCATAAAAACCTATTGGTTTTATCAAGTTCGGGGAAGTAAGGAAAACAGCTTACCGCTTGAAGCGCCGCTAACCTGTCCTTCGTCATCCTTTATAGAAAATCACACACCAAATAAACGTTTTATCTTATTACACAATCCCATTCACAGATATTTTTCTAACAAACGTCACTAAACTAAAGGACACGAACACTAGTTCACTCAAAAAATCGATACAACGAACGAACGAAACTTCCATCCGTCAGAATACTTGAGATAAAATTCAATGAGTTGTAGATGGCGTTGCAATCGCACTGAAGAAAATGACGTCACTGGTCAATGTCGATAAAATAGCACATGAAAAAGATCAATAAGAtgtgcatttatttataaaagtttgtcACTTAGAAATGTCTTTATAAAAGTAGGttcaaaattaatactttCGTTTATAatcgtaaattttttttttcgttttcatGTTGTGGCCTCAatcaaaaaatcttaaaaatattaaaagcattTCTGTGACTACAACTGTCAGTGCGCCTGTCATTGTCGGCAAAATCTTCCGCTTAGTTAAGTGACGCCATTGTGAGCCGTAACGACTTCTCAGTGCAGCAAGTTTAATCTCAATCTTTTTAGATAATCTTGGTAATTTTTGCTCATATTTCTAGCATTTCAATCCTATAAGTTATATACTTTTCagatgtttatatattttggttttaacttttttagttTATCCACAATTCTCGATTATTTTCGGTGCCATTGAGCTAAATTCCTGTGATAGTGCTTGAGCGCCATTCGGTGAAaacttaaacaattttaacttgTCACCGGTcgtttatttatgattttactTAGTGTAGTCACCCAAGCTTTTGATATTAATCCAGTAAACCATATAAATATtgcataaacaaataatattacttatttgaAGAGTTCGCGTTATGGTAATGACTAGactgtaacattttaaattattttttgtatgttttcaggtaaagaagttaaaaaaataaacaaccatGGCTGATGATATGCCCACATTCAAATGTGTGCTAGTGGGAGACGGTGGTACCGGCAAAACTACTTTTGTAAAAAGACATTTGACTGGAGAGTTCGAGAAACGGTACGTCGCAACCTTAGGCGTTGAAGTACATCCGTTAGTTTTCCACACAAATCGTGGACCCATAAGATTCAACGTTTGGGACACTGCGGGTCAAGAGAAATTTGGAGGTTTACGAGATGGATACTATATTCAAGGCCAATGCGCTATCATTATGTTCGATGTCACCTCAcgtgttacatacaaaaatgtacCCAACTGGCACAGAGACTTAGTGCGTGTATGTGAAGGAATCCCGATTGTTTTGTGTGGAAACAAAGTAGACATCAAGGACCGAAAAGTCAAGGCAAAAACTATTGTCTtccatagaaaaaaaaacctacaggtaattattttaattcataatagtTCATACAAATGccagttaataaattaattgtgttATTTACTTGAGAATGTTTTTTGTTCTAGTACTATGACATCTCTGCAAAGTCGAACTACAACTTTGAGAAGCCTTTCTTATGGCTAGCTAGGAAGTTGATTGGAGATGGTAACCTTGAATTTGTTGCCATGCCTGCACTGGTGCCCCCTGAAGTCACTATGGACCCACAATGGCAGAACCAAATTGAAAAAGATCTCAAGGAAGCCCAAGACACTGCTCTACCAGAAGAGGATGAGGACTTGTAAACAGGATTTGCTACCCAGTGCCCTCTGTAATCTATTGGTGGTAtttgttcattatttttttttgttaaaatttcattcCATTAGTTTCACAAAAGGCCATATCTATGTCTTCAtgcaaaattgtattatttaatttctatttgcCTAAACTATTGTCTGCTCATGTAATATTGTTAGTGTTCAGTTGGAAAAGAAAactgcatttaaaattaatgtgagATTTGCTTATAGGTATGTAAACGATGTTTCCTACTGTTTGGTAGTATtgtattaattgtattatgatattgtctatgtaataaatactgTAATGCCTAATATGAATTACCTGAAGCTTTGTAATACTTGttcattgtttttgtattatttattgtatcgattcttctaaaaaaatatttcacaagaAAGTGATTAACATCATAATGATTCATAAAGTTTGCAgtgttacataatattaacaaattatgaCCATTCACACCTTTTGTTTtgtatcttaaaatattcatttgttaGGCAAGGACTGACAATATATTTCACATGTGAAATTATCGTGAtactttttgaataaaatgtcaaaatgatggaaacttttatttctttcttacaCCCATTATAGAACATTATTTAGCGTCTGATATTCAAGTAATATTGATAGAAGTGCCATTACACAAAGAAATCCTCTATAAGGCCGGGACTCCACCAAAGCAGAGATGTGTGCTGTGCgacatgttttgtttttttgattTGCTGCTCACTTCTCTCGTCTCCACTGCGCGTCGTCCGAGCACAGCTCACATCTCCGCTTCTATCGCGccttacaaatattacacaTCTCCGCACAGCGATCTCCACTGAAGCTGAGCGGAGAAGAGATGTGTCAATAACACAATTCTattggttatttaaaaaatatctctcCACTTTGGTGGAGTCTCAGCCTAGAACTTATTATAGCTGAAAGATGAATTTGAATTCCGTTTACCCATTCTTTGaacttaattcaaaatttaaaggaGTTTCTATCTTGCTTTAGAAAAACAGCATTTAAGGAGGGGGCTAAATATGGGTGATGACTAGTGATGATAATTACCTCTAGCCATCCTTTGAATATTATGGCCGATTCTGTTGATTATAATagtagataaattaaaatgttaaattacattgtgaaacaaattttaacaaaaataacttgttACATTAGTAAACTTGGTGACTGCTGAACCTACATTGGACTACtcaaatttttgtatattgcAAAGATTTCACATTTTTGTCGCCTTTTTCTATGTTAtgaattataacattttcaccactgttaaataaaacgcaaattacaatttaccacacatttattttaaatgcatacAATAATGTCTACAGAATGATTCTAAACTtatgacataaataaatttacttcttTGCGCTGGCCTTCTCTCGCGCCTTCTTTCCCTCTAATAACTTCAGCCTTTCATCTTCACTaaggtttttgtttattttagtaacaacACCAGTTCCTAGAGTCAAATCACCCAAACGCAAAGTGAACCTTTGGCCCGCCTCACAAACCATAGGCTTTAGTAAACGAAGATGTAGTCtgtaacaaataacattttagcaAAATTTTAGTACAATGTTATGATTCTATactattatttagttattataataattagataCACTAGGAATAGTAAACATAGTACTAGTACTACTCTGTAGTTAAATGAATGTTTTCTATTCTGATCATTGACATCATCTATTGTACAAACTCTGTTGCATTGTTGACATCATCATATCTTTatacatgtattttaaattcattcctACACTAACTATTGTCTGATACTTGTGCAATATGTACTTAAGCTGTCTTAAGTTGtagtttaacagtggtagatcccgcaacaacaatatttgttgggtgcacgaattggtcgggtcgaccggtgcaataccacgaccacacagaagacaggcgtgaagtggaagcaattacgcgtttcgtctgatgagtgtggtaccggaggcctattttagtcctctttcccttcccacccttttcttattaggaaaggatgagaaggagaagtggatttggcggatgaggggacgcataggaaagagaaatatcctcttcgTCTTGCATTTATTGCAGGATgcctatgggcaacggtcgcctcgctgttgcggcgaatccaggtggccgattgctcgtttgccaccttatgatataaaaaaaaagttaatttcaagGATCAATTGTAATTTGCGAGACCTATTTTTACTTACGTAGCATCTTCACCGGGCATCACCATTTCCTTGTCGGGAATGTTGACTTGTGTAGCGCAGTCCCATGTCATTGAGAACATTTGCAACTGTATGAAGGATGTGAAGGGTTTGGATCGCCCGCCTTCTTCCTTGCTAAGTATGTACACAGCGGCTTCCACGTTATCATGAGCCTTGACAGTTCCAGGCTTAGCCATCACCATTCCACGTTTGATTTGTTCTCTCTTAATAGAACGGACAAGAGCTCCTAGTTGGTCGCCGGCTTGTGCTTCATCCAATGTCTTGTGAAACATTTCAACTCCAGTAACAGTTGTCTTCATTACTTTACCGTGACCAACTATTTCACATTCAGTACCCTTTTTCAACACTCCtacaatttaaatgcaaatgattaaaaaaaaaagtatgtgctaactaaaaactaatttatgaaAGGTGTATTTTTTACCTCGGTGTAATCGTCCAGTTACAACAGTTCCACGTCCAGGTATAGAGTGCACAGACTCAACTGGCAACAGAAAAGGTTTGTCCAGCTCACGGACTGGGGTGGGTATGAATGCATCAACTTCTTGTAGGAGTTTGCTGATGGCTTCCGCACCTATCTCAGGGCTTTTTCCTTCCAGAGCACAGAGAGCGGATCCtgaatgaattaaatgaaattgattttagtatcaattattctattaaaagaaaattataacaatttctCATCAGTCTAACATTTAAGTCTTATCAGTCTCAGTACATTATTGTTCCAAAGGGGAAAATGGAgctgttaaaattatagttagCAGGAGAAATCACAAAttctataacattaaatactgCAATGTAACAATCACCTTTAATAACAGGTGTCTTGTCACCGTCATATCCCATTTCAGTCATAAGTTCACGTATTTCCATCTCAACAAGTTCTACCATCTCTTCATCAGCAGCATCCACCTTGTTTATGAAAACAACTACATGTTGGATGCCAATCTGTTTAGCGAGCAGCAAGTGCTCCCGAGTCTGTGGCATTACACCATCAGTGGCTGCTACAACAAGAATTGCGCCGTCCATCTGTGCTGTTCCAGTTATCATATTCTGAAAGGTATAATCAGtagtatttaaatgtacaatgactgtaaacattttgaaaacttCTTGTTTTCAAAATGCCATTTGCCTGAACcttctgtttaattttaatgtgaatattGCAATAATAATGGATCaataaaacaagataaaatGGGTAAAAATCAAAGCTAAgggtgtatatttttataggattttttttttcttaccttAATATAATCAGCATGTCCTGGACAGTCAGTGTGACCATAATGCCTCTGTTCCGTTTGGTATTCAACATGAGCTACATTAATTGTAATACCACGAGCTTTCTCTTCAGGAGCATTGTCAATATCTGTGTAGCCTTTCTTCTGAGCCAAATTGAGATCAGATAAtactgaaaaaatattttatttgtaacaaacaacAGCCCACACTAGAGTGAAATTATTGgaactaaaattacatttaaatttgttattgaatattataGTGTACATACTTTAATTTGTAGTACTTGGGACTTGAGTTGGAACATTGGTCAGGCAAGTACTACTACTCTCTCTACATTTGTTCCGAATTTGCTAAATCAAATGCAATTAGCCCATTACAGAAGAGAACATTAATTCAGTAAAAGTTACCTTTGGTTATGGCAGCAGTAAGGGTAGTTTTTCCATGGTCAACATGCCCAATTGTACCAACATTACAATGTGGCTTTGTTCTCTCAAAAACTTGTTTCTCCGCATAGTTTCTTCTGAGCACTAAGCTGAGTGGTGTTAGCACTGGTAGTCCATTTGTATTTAACAGGTGGGAACaatggttttgttttaaaatcaactTCAGGGCTGAAAAggatcaaatatattttattacattttcaaagTAATTCCTTTTCTATACGAAAGTACCTTTACACACAGAAAACAAAACTAACCTAAACCCAGCTGAGTTGTCTGGTTTTGACCAAAGGTATAAATTTACTGTAAACACTTTATAAAATGctaattaatacttttataagtacTTAAGAAATTATGATTTGAGGTAAATTATGATAATAGTTGTTTTACATAATAGGTACAAAccctattttaaataatatcgtACAGAAACAACTAAAATAAAGTGTATTCTGCGcgcgacttttttttaaatagacaagcattattaattaattgttattaaattaataattaaagaaatataaattgtcaTACCTGGGTTAACCACACTTTTCGCAAATGAAATAGTCGCCATTATGACCGATCAACCACAGCTGGAGCTGTGATATTTTTGTCTTCTTAGCACGAtacaattaacaattaaatttttaatttcatataaattatacaatatgacGATTAATTATCaatcactaatattatattttacgagAACCTTGTGATAGTCGGTCGGTAAGTTTATCACGAATCAAAGACGAGTTATGGACCAAATAGGCAAGAAGGTATAAAATTACtacttaaagaaattttactctttgaaaaaattaatcacaaatcattccttttaaaaaaaagaaacaaataggcaaggttttatttcttaaaaaacactagtattataaaaaacaccTTACAATATTATGGTTTTGCTTTTTCAGTCACACTCAGACaagagattttaaaaaataggcCTACCGACTACATAATATATTCTTCCCTAATAACTATATACTAAAGATAATTAGTCTGGTCTTGTATTCCTAAAAGATGATTAAGATAGAAATTAAACCACCTAAATTCTTAGTCAAGAAAATATAAtgcatattataattaaataaaatttttagtaatgacacattttattttgcttaaaccattataatcaaattaaattcgtttaaaaagtggaaaatattaaaattcgaaTTCGTCGCTACTACGCGAAGCAGCTCTCACTTCTAACTGAGAGTCAGTTACTGGAGTATCTTTCGAGTTTATTTCTACAGTTGCATCGATGCTTGATTGacctgaaattaattaaataatatacaaaactatgttaattaaaagctAAAATTAACTCTTTGACagcatttgttattaatttaccaTTATCCAAAGAAGCATTTTTCAAACCGTCGTCAACCGTACTAACGTGCATCTTCAAAGAATTAGTTTCCTTTAATGTATTTGGCTTGGCAACTTGGCTTTCATGATTCATAGTAGTCGAGGAAGCCGAATTATTCGCGAGTGTGTCATCAAtttctagttttatttcatgttttttcattattttcttctGCTCCATCACCTTGGCGTTACTTTTACCTTTATTATGCGTAGGTTCATCTTCAGCTAAAGAACTATCATCACTATCAGAGTTCAAAGGAAAATCGACATCAAACTTTCTCTTAAGGCTTTTGCGGTACTTCTCAATCTcagtttttgatattttagttGGGCTCATGATGTTGCCTTTGTATCGCGTCAGAAAGCTATATTTGCTGAACCGTGAAGCGAGTGGCAAAGAAAATGCGTCCGTGGCTTGTCTTACGGCTACTCGTAAACGCTTcgcgtattttttatttcggtttGCATCttcaattctatttttattatgaatagtGTAAGGCTCAATTATCTGATCGCTGACCCATGCACGCGATACATccaatttatcaaaaaaaacaacatggtAGTGAgtctgaaaatatttgtattaagtttaaattttgtttctatattttaaggtAACCATTAAAATTGGTGATTGTACGaaagttatcaaaataatcaacgAATAAGGTCAAATTTAGCAGGTCCcatattaaaactattctctgttctcaatattattttgaaaattccCTTTTTTCAACGAAAACATTGGAAACGTATGTGTAACCCTTTTAATTGTTGCGGATATTGATGGATAATGTGATCacagaaaagaaaattttgctCTAATCTAGCTAATTGGAAATCCATAAATTCCAATCacagaaaagaaaattttgctCTAATCTAGCTAATTGGAAATCCATAAATTCCAGAAATTATGTttccattaaaaatgtatgaaataacCGGTATATCAGAGAATCCGTCAAGCCAGTAGAACTGCTCGGTGTCGGGGCAGTCGTCCACCATGGCGGGCCACCACGGCCAGCCCTGCAGCTTCACCCACACAATGGACCCAGCTGAGAATCTGCTATGGATCAGATCTTCTTCATCGTGTAGTTGTATCGGTGCTTCAGGGTCAGAACAATTGGCCAAATTTTTGTCTACAAATGGTCAAACATTTACAAtgatatatatacatataatttaagctagattatattaaaatataagttgattacagaattaaaatatgatgATGAATTAGAATTAGGAACAacctataaataattgttttaactttaatgtGTAGTTAAAAAACGCCTACAGTCACTATACTTTTACGAGAATGTAggcgtttttaaataattttaggacCGGTTTTAGCATTTCCGGAGCTCTGGGAAAGATTTTTACTGCTCCTTTACGGGGAAATCTTCCTCCAACACCAAAAAAGGGGCAAGTATCTAAGGGGCCTCTTTATACTCGACTCTGGCGCCTCCTTATCCCCAGCGCCCTGGGCGGTTGCTCCACCTGGCCCTACCTTAATGCCGCTACTGATCTTTTTATATCATGAAACATCGTGCTAACCTGGATTCATCTTACAATACCATTTATCAGGCAATTCATAGCGGTCGATGATGTGGGGCAAGTATCGCCAGCGGCCGCAGCTGTCACACGACGCCCACAGACCCTCTGTCCGGCGCTGCTGCAGCCACAACATGCGCTCTCTATGCGACTGGCCCTGCGGCTGGCTCAGACCTACCTTGTACACACTGATCACAAATATATACTTAatacacaataaaacaaacaacgaTTTTATTAtccacaattttatttttccatttatattataaaaaatagtcgTAAATATTTCATCTCACCTTAAGCTACGATATCAttcgtaaaaaaacatataacttgttattttattaaataaaaagataccATTAAGTCGCATGCTAACAGCAACCTTTATGTACTAGAAACTAAAGAGAGAAGAGTACTTGTTACCTGATTTGCGAACTTTGAGTATCACTTATTTTCGAATTACCGGAAAACGTTATTTGATGTTGAGATTTATCTTGCGAATGATTATTTGCCTCTCCATAATTGGCagactgaaataaataaacaaattagcGTGTAAGAAATTCATAcagatatttaatatctcatcagtcattataatttataattcgtTAATATAGTTTACATtcatattattcatttttatataaatttataactgcATAATTTATGTACTAATGATTTTCAATTATGGACTCGAAGTCTATACTAGAACCGTAAAGATgccgaaataaaatttagcgCCAAAATTTTCGCCACAAAATCTGTCGCCCTAGGCTTTATGCACTCAACCTTGTCGTATCACTAAAgtaatctaatttttttaaataaatgtattctgTAAGAAAAGTGTGCGTATGAGCCCGTATTTGATTTGTATTCACATCTCTTAATGACGATAGTGAAATAGCATTAAATAGATTTGCAAAATGAAAATAGGTATCAAAGGcgatctatttaaataataaatatatattgtgcggaaataagatttaaa is part of the Papilio machaon chromosome 4, ilPapMach1.1, whole genome shotgun sequence genome and encodes:
- the LOC106720185 gene encoding GTP-binding nuclear protein Ran; this encodes MADDMPTFKCVLVGDGGTGKTTFVKRHLTGEFEKRYVATLGVEVHPLVFHTNRGPIRFNVWDTAGQEKFGGLRDGYYIQGQCAIIMFDVTSRVTYKNVPNWHRDLVRVCEGIPIVLCGNKVDIKDRKVKAKTIVFHRKKNLQYYDISAKSNYNFEKPFLWLARKLIGDGNLEFVAMPALVPPEVTMDPQWQNQIEKDLKEAQDTALPEEDEDL
- the LOC106720147 gene encoding zinc finger CW-type PWWP domain protein 1, which gives rise to MSKTAIIPTETAVIPREEASQPLSANYGEANNHSQDKSQHQITFSGNSKISDTQSSQISVYKVGLSQPQGQSHRERMLWLQQRRTEGLWASCDSCGRWRYLPHIIDRYELPDKWYCKMNPDKNLANCSDPEAPIQLHDEEDLIHSRFSAGSIVWVKLQGWPWWPAMVDDCPDTEQFYWLDGFSDIPTHYHVVFFDKLDVSRAWVSDQIIEPYTIHNKNRIEDANRNKKYAKRLRVAVRQATDAFSLPLASRFSKYSFLTRYKGNIMSPTKISKTEIEKYRKSLKRKFDVDFPLNSDSDDSSLAEDEPTHNKGKSNAKVMEQKKIMKKHEIKLEIDDTLANNSASSTTMNHESQVAKPNTLKETNSLKMHVSTVDDGLKNASLDNGQSSIDATVEINSKDTPVTDSQLEVRAASRSSDEFEF
- the LOC106720186 gene encoding elongation factor Tu: MATISFAKSVVNPALKLILKQNHCSHLLNTNGLPVLTPLSLVLRRNYAEKQVFERTKPHCNVGTIGHVDHGKTTLTAAITKVLSDLNLAQKKGYTDIDNAPEEKARGITINVAHVEYQTEQRHYGHTDCPGHADYIKNMITGTAQMDGAILVVAATDGVMPQTREHLLLAKQIGIQHVVVFINKVDAADEEMVELVEMEIRELMTEMGYDGDKTPVIKGSALCALEGKSPEIGAEAISKLLQEVDAFIPTPVRELDKPFLLPVESVHSIPGRGTVVTGRLHRGVLKKGTECEIVGHGKVMKTTVTGVEMFHKTLDEAQAGDQLGALVRSIKREQIKRGMVMAKPGTVKAHDNVEAAVYILSKEEGGRSKPFTSFIQLQMFSMTWDCATQVNIPDKEMVMPGEDATLHLRLLKPMVCEAGQRFTLRLGDLTLGTGVVTKINKNLSEDERLKLLEGKKAREKASAKK